A genomic segment from Glycine max cultivar Williams 82 chromosome 1, Glycine_max_v4.0, whole genome shotgun sequence encodes:
- the LOC100812440 gene encoding proline-rich receptor-like protein kinase PERK9, protein MSAASPSPATSTAAPPLQTPPSSNNTSPSPSTATTPPLQQTPPSTSPPQQPASPPPSTPSPANPPPSSPPSSPPPPMSGTPPPLVPPPSPPPSPPPSTPAAQPAVPPSSPPPPPSPSPSVPSSPPPSNPRNNTSPPPSPPPQPPAPPPQPPAPPANNTSPPPQRNSPPPPAATPPRTSPPQTSPSPPAAPPPRNSTRLPPPVNSPPPPVDAPPPRSSSPPAPAPSTPPSRTSPPPTPSSQPAPPSNSTPRSSPPSPPSITNLAPSPPSRILSSPPPPPAQNGTENSSPDGGGDGIGIGGVVAISVVAGFLLLGFIGVLIWCMRRKKRKVLVSGDYVMPSTLASSPESDSSFFKTHSSAPLVQSGSGSDVVYTPSEPGGLGHSRSWFSYEELIKATNGFSTQNLLGEGGFGCVYKGCLPDGREIAVKQLKIGGGQGEREFKAEVEIISRIHHRHLVSLVGYCIEDNKRLLVYDYVPNNTLYFHLHGEGQPVLEWANRVKIAAGAARGLTYLHEDCNPRIIHRDIKSSNILLDFNYEAKVSDFGLAKLALDANTHITTRVMGTFGYMAPEYASSGKLTEKSDVYSFGVVLLELITGRKPVDASQPLGDESLVEWARPLLSHALDTEEFDSLADPRLEKNYVESELYCMIEVAAACVRHSAAKRPRMGQVVRAFDSLGGSDLTNGMRLGESEVFDAQQSEEIRLFRRMAFGNQDYSTDFFSRASLNP, encoded by the exons ATGTCGGCAGCGTCGCCGTCGCCGGCGACATCAACGGCTGCGCCACCGCTACAAACACCACCTTCTTCCAACAATACTAGTCCTTCACCGTCCACCGCTACCACTCCACCGTTGCAACAAACCCCTCCTTCCACTTCACCGCCACAACAACCGGCTTCTCCGCCGCCGTCGACCCCTTCTCCGGCGAATCCGCCGCCGTCATCACCACCTAGTTCTCCGCCTCCCCCCATGTCAGGAACCCCACCTCCTTTAGTACCTCCACCATCTCCACCGCCATCACCACCGCCGTCTACTCCGGCGGCGCAGCCAGCGGTGCCACCGAGCTCTCCACCGccaccaccatcaccatcaccatcagTTCCATCAAGCCCTCCACCATCAAACCCTCGTAACAACACATCTCCACCACCTTCACCACCACCACAACCACCAGCTCCACCACCTCAACCACCAGCTCCACCAGCTAACAACACTTCACCACCACCACAGCGAAATTCGCCACCCCCTCCAGCTGCCACGCCGCCCCGGACCTCCCCACCGCAAACTTCACCATCCCCTCCGGCTGCACCGCCTCCTAGAAACTCCACTAGGTTGCCGCCACCGGTTAATTCACCACCACCGCCGGTGGATGCACCTCCACCGAGGTCATCGTCGCCACCAGCACCAGCACCATCCACCCCTCCTTCTAGGACTAGTCCTCCTCCCACACCAAGTTCTCAACCAGCTCCACCTTCAAATTCTACACCAAGGTCATCACCTCCATCGCCACCTTCAATTACTAATTTGGCCCCATCCCCGCCATCACGAATTTTGTCATCGCCACCACCGCCACCGGCTCAGAATGGGACAGAAAACTCAAGCCCTGATGGAGGTGGAGATGGAATTGGCATTGGTGGTGTAGTGGCTATTAGTGTGGTGGCTGGATTTCTGCTGCTTGGCTTCATTGGTGTTCTTATATGGTGCatgaggagaaaaaaaagaaaggtgcTTGTGAGTGGTGATTATGTCATGCCATCCACTCTTGCCTCATCTCCTGAATCCG ATTCATCCTTTTTTAAGACACACTCCTCAGCTCCTCTTGTACAAAGTGGCTCTGGCAGTGATGTTGTGTACACACCATCTGAACCTGGTGGACTAGGCCACTCAAGGTCATGGTTTTCATATGAAGAACTAATCAAGGCCACAAATGGTTTCTCAACTCAAAATCTTTTGGGTGAGGGTGGATTTGGATGTGTGTATAAAGGGTGCCTTCCTGATGGGAGAGAGATAGCAGTCAAACAGCTGAAGATTGGTGGAGGCCAGGGGGAGAGAGAATTCAAGGCTGAAGTGGAAATTATCAGTCGTATACATCATCGCCATTTGGTTTCTTTAGTGGGATACTGCATTGAAGACAACAAAAGACTACTTGTCTATGACTATGTCCCTAACAATACCCTTTATTTTCATCTACATG GGGAAGGTCAGCCTGTATTAGAATGGGCTAACCGTGTGAAAATTGCAGCTGGTGCAGCCCGAGGACTAACTTATCTCCATGAAGACT GCAACCCTAGGATCATTCACAGGGATATCAAGTCATCAAACATTCTTTTAGATTTCAATTATGAAGCCAAG GTCTCTGATTTTGGGCTAGCCAAATTAGCTCTTGATGCAAATACACATATAACCACTCGTGTCATGGGAACTTTTGG GTATATGGCCCCTGAGTATGCGTCAAGTGGCAAATTGACTGAGAAGTCTGATGTATATTCTTTTGGAGTCGTGCTTTTGGAGCTAATTACCGGAAGGAAGCCAGTAGATGCATCCCAACCTTTGGGAGATGAGAGCTTAGTTGAATGG GCTCGACCTTTACTGAGTCATGCACTCGACACTGAGGAATTTGATAGTTTGGCAGATCCAAGGCTAGAAAAGAATTATGTTGAGAGTGAATTGTATTGCATGATTGAAGTTGCTGCTGCTTGTGTGCGGCATTCAGCTGCAAAGAGACCTCGCATGGGA